A single region of the Eleginops maclovinus isolate JMC-PN-2008 ecotype Puerto Natales chromosome 16, JC_Emac_rtc_rv5, whole genome shotgun sequence genome encodes:
- the LOC134878095 gene encoding LOW QUALITY PROTEIN: retinoic acid-induced protein 1 (The sequence of the model RefSeq protein was modified relative to this genomic sequence to represent the inferred CDS: inserted 1 base in 1 codon; deleted 3 bases in 2 codons): protein MQSFRERSGGYHSNQPCYQQEPHELSRLETYRQHPHHPHPQHPHPGPGPHPGPGPGPGHTRPGYEAHPLANPTSMPPAGGPGTAGGPKDCYNQQAYPGYPGNGGGNGSGNGIPASSQAKKSYRGSKVPPPNPGQLLQGPGGYSNHMGPGSYSAQYMSEGHLQQKWEDSAQLAQYDQEMVGRMEAGGTPAPVSSQYMDQNMLGHSQTQCHQPSTPAYTSPHHQPHPPNPSPSPLMYPQSHLHYPQHSPSPSPYMEKCSPMPHCYKGYNIPPNSQYGRQMSSHSSLKPGAYRSPQNSYGYQQTPSRGYEQQPPLQAMPNPQEPHSKYQHYSQPQQNYCLSELSVRSPEQYYQTCSPSSSHSPARSVGRSPSYSSTPSPLMTNPESFQYGQPPMTPGAASSASSSSAGIQEQTNTNTMLMPPRSHPSPNVPHAAPHSYTTTPQVPTMKERFSEKLLSNPSLWSLNALTSQVENISNNVQQLLLSEAMVANKKGGKRSSGGSNSSAGSGAPAKKGEEYKSPPYPDGGGGGGGGSIGGGTMQDPYSTPQHQPTPMELHEGGYSSSSDEQLERGYYYCGQGRSPAQAPNNTQLSLDTASSCSMTSPDDMSTRSGDSGLHNLTPDPNRCQSSQGGDGMSTPVKSIGDERSPTSFTIPSPMKQERDSPSDIQHINEPVKENFEESAWTEKTSEKEEVSTGNTPDHERDSDTTKSTEHLEKWSDEEKCPALYGKVNEEVTENNYCYKETVYQEAQSKYDPDTRDSVEQSPAALSDTSQKEHFGHEMKSEAFKSESPTASESSVKTLPFISRGDLEQDQYSTEKEDSSENTSPSPQVEALDESNSDKRERRNDEEEVEEEGGGQKEADEEQEEEIQKHEQPSLSPPLSVEVREELGEGEKVSSTEEHMNNRDEQERSPGDFCGRTESQTAELQTDNKPSGAPAYPNTAAATAAADASARESAIGDTAPQPQSAMPFFSALNDKTTPSAQTRDHIDHIDAKVLEPDSPQLPGKSILPSAXSWADTPPSPKKGDEDMEPGISCASAVTPLAKPEPVVPSAQPRAFGRKHARGRRRIMHSGVGIRRQISLEREGEKEEEGVSSPTQKPCISLSKTELFSDQIDLAHQESIVSQTPKMLSDGFRSRMCTRSFNAPDLPPKVEPHVKRKPGPKPGSKPGLKPGPKPGPRPGAKQVQNGPKPGLKPGAKPGPKPGPKTGPKPGPRPVQNEPELPLKIETPMKRKPGPKPGSKSGLKPGPKPGSKPGQKPGQKAAIKPGPKPGPKPGPKPADVLPPDDTSPIKPSVGRPKGSVSKAKIVQQEEIIQPLPSLPSRVRKNQKATLSQENQDVKPVNQEEKQANHEVKSPEKEGKNMILRSRKPSQEKLSKEKEKMIAEDILPQTLTEIKASDESPKVEEPAILEQPPTHIHDADKNTDVLADPPTPLAQTVPTEPSEEKTSLSLKRKPSPELSTTPVKKKRGPKPKPKTLPPQPPLLEQVVSTPKEKGVRGPKRKRGPPKKASSVTPPPKDTPVTINETDIASDVPVVPPQCPTRTKVLPPRKGRGQKYEAMVQKITSPSSKKHLPIPQIDSNFTDDVTAKGLSQHVLKEGEATIINSTEMIEGEVKSIESRQEGVKQSEGVDRKKEITQEEEKHDVIQEAITPDEVRQQETEELLTKAETRQPNVETETKQDVGADKVWSSIDPQEEVRALGESALQASASLSSASKSSRTKRKRWAMVESTDATVVALEAGSLIVTTPRLAKQRAIKNNHEMHLKQRRKKRKGQASLEETETVEETNIETAEQQHHEKEEEKVTPTEATIPLPISTDEITEAPQVTSTELIKKPRRGRKPSTNPSKRKRGKSSSEQIPGKPVKVHKKPGPKPGMKDAMEVIEAVVRAAGCESAQKEEREKEEMERRETEKDEQSESCIVGPVVTVTDKKTEIVSVKRIRRKPVHQNPNMSFCPYVRINNSRDFSSWCAIVNKPEDAVIFQRRRKKGILRMRNPFTVAKGVPNTAAMLQGPLVKRNLIDKCLTCCLCGKPANYRDLGDLCGPYYTEDCVPRKILTIEHTESLREESQKTDDKNSSSSDEPSESLKNEGEGSTEKEGSTEASTQEGSSSRHHHWRYRRAERTERTGQEGGPRRLTLRERFRRMQQLQAVSTGASNDQERGDSVFQRLQAEAESKEHWAHENCTIWTKGVIMVAGRLYGLREAAGNSAQMSCFKCQIVGASLSCCWRGCSHKYHYVCAKEIGCTFHEDDFSIKCPKHEDL, encoded by the exons ATGCAGTCCTTCCGTGAGCGCAGCGGTGGTTACCACAGCAACCAACCCTGCTACCAGCAGGAGCCCCATGAATTATCCCGCCTGGAGACCTACCGGCAACACCCGCATCATCCCCATCCTCAGCACCCGCACCCAGGCCCCGGTCCACATCCAGGCCCAGGCCCAGGCCCAGGGCACACAAGGCCAGGCTATGAGGCTCATCCACTGGCAAACCCCACAAGCATGCCTCCAGCTGGGGGACCGGGAACTGCAGGAGGACCCAAGGACTGTTACAACCAGCAAGCATACCCTGGTTACCCTGGCAATGGTGGGGGGAATGGGAGTGGAAATGGTATTCCAGCATCCTCGCAGGCAAAGAAATCCTACAGAGGAAGTAAAGTGCCCCCGCCAAACCCCGGTCAACTCCTACAAGGTCCTGGGGGCTATAGTAACCACATGGGCCCGGGGAGTTACTCAGCCCAGTATATGAGTGAGGGCCACCTCCAGCAGAAATGGGAAGACTCAGCCCAGTTAGCACAGTATGACCAGGAGATGGTGGGGCGTATGGAGGCTGGTGGTACCCCTGCACCTGTGTCTTCTCAGTACATGGATCAGAACATGCTGGGCCACTCACAGACCCAGTGCCACCAGCCCTCCACCCCTGCCTACACTAGCCCCCACCATCAGCCCCATCCCCCTAACCCTTCTCCCTCCCCTCTCATGTACCCCCAGAGTCACCTCCACTACCCACAGCACTCACCCTCTCCTTCGCCATACATGGAAAAGTGCAGCCCTATGCCCCACTGTTATAAAGGTTACAACATACCCCCAAATTCCCAGTATGGCAGACAAATGAGCAGCCACAGCAGTCTGAAGCCGGGGGCTTACCGGTCGCCCCAGAACAGTTATGGCTACCAGCAGACTCCCTCGAGAGGTTATGAGCAGCAGCCTCCTTTACAGGCCATGCCTAACCCCCAGGAGCCCCAC TCTAAATACCAACACTACAGCCAACCACAACAGAACTACTGTCTCTCAGAGCTGTCTGTCAGATCACCAGAGCAATATTATCAGACCTGCAGCCCCTCCTCAAGCCACTCCCCTGCACGGTCTGTAGGACGCTCCCCCTCGTACAGCTCCACCCCTTCACCACTAATGACCAATCCAGAGTCATTCCAGTATGGCCAACCTCCCATGACCCCTGGGGCAGCTTCATCCGCTTCATCCTCTTCAGCTGGTATACAGGAGCAAACCAATACCAACACCATGTTGATGCCCCCACGCTCGCACCCCTCACCCAATGTGCCCCATGCAGCCCCCCACAGCTACACTACGACACCACAAGTCCCCACCATGAAAGAACGCTTCTCAGAGAAGCTGTTGTCAAACCCCAGCCTGTGGAGTCTGAATGCCCTTACCTCTCAGGTAGAGAACATATCTAATAAtgtccagcagctgctgctttcAGAGGCCATGGTGGCCAACAAGAAGGGTGGTAAGCGCAGCAGTGGAGGAAGCAACAGCAGTGCTGGGAGTGGAGCACCCGCCAAAAAGGGTGAGGAGTATAAAAGTCCTCCTTATCcagatggtggtggtggtggtggtggtggtagtatTGGCGGAGGCACCATGCAGGACCCCTATTCAACACCACAGCACCAGCCAACTCCCATGGAGCTCCACGAGGGAGGATACTCCAGCAGTAGTGATGAACAACTGGAGAGGGGATACTACTACTGTGGCCAGGGCAGAAGTCCAGCACAGGCCCCCAATAACACACAACTCAGTCTGGACACAGCCTCTTCCTGCTCCATGACATCTCCTGATGATATGTCCACCAGGTCTGGGGACTCAGGTCTGCACAACCTTACCCCTGATCCTAATAGATGTCAGTCATCGCAGGGAGGAGACGGCATGAGTACTCCAGTGAAGAGCATTGGTGATGAGAGGTCGCCGACAAGCTTTACAATCCCCAGTCCTATGAAACAAGAAAGGGACTCCCCTTCAGATATACAGCATATTAACGAGCCTGTCAAAGAGAACTTTGAAGAGTCGGCCTGGACAGAAAAAACGtcagaaaaagaggaagtgtCAACAGGTAACACTCCTGACCATGAAAGAGATTCAGACACAACTAAATCAACAGAGCATCTGGAGAAATGGTCAGATGAAGAAAAGTGCCCAGCTCTCTACGGCAAAGTAAACGAAGAAGTGACAGAAAATAACTATTGCTATAAGGAGACTGTGTACCAAGAGGCTCAGAGCAAATATGACCCTGATACAAGAGACTCAGTTGAACAGTCCCCAGCAGCTCTTTCTGACACCAGCCAAAAGGAACACTTTGGTCATGAGATGAAATCCGAGGCGTTCAAGTCTGAGTCACCAACTGCGTCTGAGAGCTCAGTGAAAACGTTGCCTTTCATTTCTAGGGGTGACCTTGAACAGGATCAATATTCCACAGAGAAGGAGGACAGCTCAGAAAACACCTCTCCCAGCCCCCAAGTTGAAGCCTTGGATGAGAGCAACTCagacaaaagagaaaggagaaatgatgaggaagaggtggaggaagaggggggtGGACAGAAGGAGGCAGATgaagagcaagaagaagaaatacagaaacatgaacaaCCTTCTCTTTCCCCTCCTCTATCTGTAGAGGTAAGGGAGGAActgggagagggggagaaagtgTCATCAACTGAGGAACACATGAATAACAGAGATGAGCAAGAGAGGTCTCCTGGAGATTTCTGCGGCAGGACAGAGAGTCAGACTGCGGAGCTGCAGACTGACAACAAACCTTCAGGGGCACCTGCCTatccaaacacagcagcagcaacagcagcagcggATGCTTCTGCAAGAGAGTCTGCCATTGGTGACACTGCTCCTCAGCCTCAGTCTGCTATGCCATTCTTCTCGGCTCTCAATGACAAGACAACACCTTCAGCTCAGACCAGAGATCATATTGATCACATTGACGCTAAAGTATTGGAGCCAGATTCTCCTCAGCTGCCAGGAAAGTCAATACTTCCCTCAG CCTCCTGGGCTGACACTCCACCCTCTCCCAAAAAAGGTGATGAGGACATGGAGCCGGGCATCAGCTGCGCTAGTGCTGTGACCCCTTTGGCCAAGCCAGAACCTGTGGTCCCATCTGCTCAGCCAAGGGCCTTTGGACGTAAGCATGCCAGGGGCAGAAGAAGAATCATGCATTCAGGTGTGGGAATCAGGCGACAGATAAGCTTggaaagggagggggaaaaggaagaggaaggagtcTCTTCGCCTACACAGAAGCCCTGCATCTCTCTAAGCAAAACAGAGCTGTTTTCGGATCAAATTGATCTAGCTCACCAAGAATCTATAGTGAGCCAGACTCCCAAAATGCTATCTGATGGTTTCCGTTCAAGAATGTGTACTCGCTCATTCAATGCACCGGACTTGCCACCCAAGGTTGAGCCTCATGTAAAGAGAAAACCAGGCCCCAAACCAGGATCAAAGCCTGGACTCAAACCTGGGCCAAAACCTGGACCAAGACCAGGAGCAAAGCAGGTCCAAAAC GGGCCTAAACCTGGTCTAAAGCCTGGAGCAAAGCCCGGGCCAAAACCTGGACCTAAAACAGGACCAAAACCAGGACCAAGACCTGTGCAAAATGAACCTGAGCTGCCACTGAAAATTGAGACTCctatgaaaagaaaaccaggaCCTAAACCAGGTTCAAAATCAGGACTAAAACCTGGGCCAAAACCTGGGTCAAAACCTGGACAAAAACCTGGTCAAAAGGCAGCTATAAAGCCTGGTCCAAAACCAGGACCTAAGCCTGGACCAAAGCCTGCAGATGTTTTGCCCCCTGATGACACCTCACCCATCAAGCCCTCAGTTGGTCGCCCCAAAGGTTCAGTTTCTAAGGCAAAGATCGTACAACAAGAAGAAATCATTCAACCTTTGCCAAGTTTGCCTAGCAGGGTCAGAAAGAACCAAAAAGCTACATTATCACAAGAAAACCAGGATGTAAAACCAGTAAAccaggaagaaaaacaagccaACCATGAGGTTAAGTCTCCAGAAAAGGAGGGTAAGAACATGATCCTGAGATCCAGAAAGCCCTCACAAGAAAAActgtcaaaagaaaaagaaaaaatgatagCGGAAGACATTCTGCCCCAGACACTGACAGAAATAAAAGCCAGTGATGAATCACCAAAAGTAGAGGAGCCTGCTATTTTGGAACAACCTCCAACTCATATTCATGatgcagacaaaaacacagatgttcTAGCAGACCCACCCACACCACTTGCCCAAACAGTCCCAACTGAACCATCTGAAGAAAAGACCTCACTTTCATTGAAACGGAAACCTAGCCCAGAACTTTCTACAACACCAGTAAAGAAAAAGAGGGGTCCAAAGCCCAAACCAAAAACCTTACCACCCCAACCCCCACTGCTGGAACAGGTTGTTTCCACACCTAAAGAGAAAGGTGTCAGAGGCCCCAAAAGAAAGCGAGGGCCACCCAAGAAAGCATCTTCAGTCACTCCACCACCCAAAGACACTCCTGTAACCATCAATGAAACGGACATTGCTAGTGATGTGCCTGTAGTGCCTCCTCAATGCCCCACTAGAACGAAAGTTCTCCCACCACGCAAAGGCAGAGGACAGAAGTACGAGGCCATGGTGCAAAAAATAACATCTCCAAGCTCGAAGAAACATCTCCCAATTCCTCAGATAGACAGCAATTTCACTGATGATGTGACAGCCAAGGGTTTGTCTCAACATGTCTTAAAGGAAGGTGAGGCTACTATCATAAATAGCACGGAAATGATAGAGGGAGAAGTGAAAAGCATAGAGTCTAGACAAGAGGGAGTGAAACAATCCGAAGGAGTGGATAGAAAAAAGGAGATTactcaagaagaagaaaagcatgATGTTATTCAAGAGGCAATAACACCAGATGAAGTGAGACAACAGGAGACAGAAGAGCTATTAACTAAGGCAGAGACAAGACAACCAAATGTTGAAACAGAGACAAAGCAGGATGTTGGAGCTGACAAGGTTTGGAGCTCAATAGACCCCCAAGAAGAAGTCAGGGCTCTAGGAGAGTCTGCACTACAGGCCTCAGCAAGTTTATCTTCTGCTTCCAAGTCCTCCAGAACTAAAAGGAAGCGATGGGCCATGGTGGAGAGCACAGATGCCACAGTAGTGGCCTTGGAAGCAGGGAGTCTAATAGTTACAACACCAAGGCTGGCCAAGCAGAGGGCCATTAAAAACAACCATGAGATGCATCTaaaacagaggagaaagaagagaaaaggcCAAGCTTCTCTAGAAGAAACAGAGACAGTTGAGGAGACAAATATTGAAACAGCAGAACAACAACATCatgagaaggaagaagagaaggtaACCCCCACAGAGGCAACAATACCTCTGCCAATCAGCACAGATGAGATTACAGAAGCCCCCCAGGTTACAAGCACAGAACTCATTAAGAAACCTAGGAGGGGCAGAAAACCATCCACAAATCCAAGTAAGAGAAAACGAGGAAAATCCTCATCGGAGCAGATTCCAGGCAAGCCAGTGAAAGTCCACAAAAAACCTGGGCCAAAACCTGGGATGAAAGACGCCATGGAGGTTATTGAGGCAGTAGTTAGGGCTGCAGGGTGTGAAAGTGCccaaaaagaggaaagagaaaaagaagaaatggaaagaagagaaacagaaaaagatgaaCAATCTGAGTCATGTATCGTGGGCCCTGTGGTAACAGTAACAGACAAAAAGACTGAGATTGTTTCTGTGAAAAGAATCAGGCGCAAACCAGTCCATCAAAATCCCAATATGTCTTTCTGTCCTTATGTACGGATTAACAACTCCAGAGACTTTTCTTCTTGGTGTGCCATAGTCAACAAGCCTGAAGATGCAGTAATATTTCAGAGACGTAGAAAAAAAGGCATACTCAGAATGAGAAATCCTTTCACAGTTGCAAAAGGTGTACCAAACACTGCTGCCATGCTACAGGGACCCTTGGTAAAAAGAAATCTAATTGACAAGTGTCTTACATGTTGCCTCTGTGGAAAGCCAGCAAATTACAGAGACCTGGGTGATTTGTGCGGCCCCTACTACACAGAGGATTGCGTACCACGGAAAATTTTGACCATCGAGCACACAGAATCCCTCAGGGAAGAGTCACAGAAAACCGACGACAAAAACAGTAGCAGCAGTGACGAACCAAGCGAGTCTTTAAAGAATGAGGGCGAGGGCAGCACAGAAAAGGAGGGCAGTACAGAGGCGTCCACTCAAGAGGGCAGTAGTAGCAGGCACCATCATTGGCGCTACCGGCGGGCGGAAAGAACCGAGAGAACAGGTCAGGAGGGTGGTCCACGAAGATTAACTCTCAGAGAGAGGTTCAGGAGGATGCAGCAGCTTCAGGCTGTCAGCACAGGGGCCTCGAATGACCAAGAGAGGGGTGACAGTGTGTTTCAAAGGCTACAAGCAGAAGCAGAGAGTAAAGAGCACTGGGCACATGAAAACTGCACCATCTGGACCAAGGGGGTCATAATGGTAGCTGGGAGACTATACGGACTGAGGGAAGCTGCCGGCAACTCAGCCCAAATG AGTTGCTTCAAGTGCCAGATTGTGGGGGCATCCCTCAGCTGCTGTTGGAGAGGCTGCTCACATAAATACCACTATGTCTGCGCCAAAGAGATAG